Genomic DNA from Burkholderia plantarii:
GAGCGTTACAGGGAGCAGTTCGAGGCGCTGACGAGAAACCGCGACGAATGTTTCCGGCGGCTGTTCGGCGACGCGTTCGCGCGCGCCTACGAGGAACAGCTCGCGCGCCTGAAGCCGCGCCGCTGAGCATGCGCGGCGCACCGATCCGCACGACCCCGCGCGCCGCCATGGCTGCCCGCGCAGCCGCGGCGCGACGCATCACGAACCCTTGATCGACCTGACGACATGACCCAAAGCAACAAAGTCATCTGGAGCGAAGGCCTGTTTCTGCGGCCGCAGCACATGCAGCAGCAGGAGCGCTATTTCGAGCGCTACGTGGAGCTGCGCGCCGGCGCGCTGAGCCCGCATGCCTGGGGCTTCCAGTCGCTCGAACTCGAAAGCGACCTGCTCGCGATCGGCAAGCTCGGCATCAAGCGCGCGCGCGGCGTGTTCCCCGACGGCACGCCGTTCGCGATGCCCGGCGACGATCCGCTGCCGCCCCCGCTCGACATCGAGCCGAACTGGCGCGATCAGGTGATCCACCTGACGCTGCCGCTGCGCTCGCCCACCCGGCCCGACAGCGCCTGGGCCGATGCCGGCAAGCCCGGCGACGATGCGCTGCATCGCTTCCAGGTGCGCGAGACCGAGGTACGCGACGCCTCGGGCAGCACGGAAGGGCTGACCGCGCTCGAGGTGGCCGGCATGTGTACGCGCCTCGTGCCCGATGCGCAGCCCGCCGAGGGCTTGATGCGGATTCCGCTCGCGCGCGTGATCGAGTGCCGCGCCGACCGCCGGGTGGTGCTCGACGAGGGCTTCATGCCGAGCGCGCAGGCCGTCGAGGCGGCCGACCGGCTCGTGATGTTCCTCTCCGAGCTGCTCGGCCTGCTGCACCAGCGCGGCGAGGCGCTGGCCGCGCGCGTGGCCGAGACCGATCGCGGCGGCGCGGCCGAGATCGCCGATTTCCTGATGCTGCAGGTGATCAACCGCTGCCAGCCGCTCGTCGCGCATCTGGCCGCCGCGCCGCTGCTGCATCCGGAGGCGCTGTACCGCGTGCTGGTGGGGCTGGCTGGCGAACTCGCCACCTTCACGGCGCCGGGCAAGCGCGCGCCCGCGTTTGCGCCGTACCGGCACGAGCAGCTGCGCGAGAGCTTCGAGCCCGTGATCGCCGCGCTGCGCGTCGCGCTGAGCGCGGTGCTGGAGCAGAGCGCCGTGCCGATCCCGCTGCAGCAGCGCAAGTACGGCGTGTGGGTGGG
This window encodes:
- the tssK gene encoding type VI secretion system baseplate subunit TssK, whose product is MTQSNKVIWSEGLFLRPQHMQQQERYFERYVELRAGALSPHAWGFQSLELESDLLAIGKLGIKRARGVFPDGTPFAMPGDDPLPPPLDIEPNWRDQVIHLTLPLRSPTRPDSAWADAGKPGDDALHRFQVRETEVRDASGSTEGLTALEVAGMCTRLVPDAQPAEGLMRIPLARVIECRADRRVVLDEGFMPSAQAVEAADRLVMFLSELLGLLHQRGEALAARVAETDRGGAAEIADFLMLQVINRCQPLVAHLAAAPLLHPEALYRVLVGLAGELATFTAPGKRAPAFAPYRHEQLRESFEPVIAALRVALSAVLEQSAVPIPLQQRKYGVWVGVVPDPTLLDTATFVLAAKADMKAEDMRRQLPAQSKIGPVEKIRDLVNLQLPGIGVSPMAVAPRQLPYTSGFLYFECDRNSSMWRMLKTSGGIAMHFGSGFAGLDLQFWAVRA